A region from the Kiritimatiellia bacterium genome encodes:
- a CDS encoding MBL fold metallo-hydrolase, which produces MKVVFGGVRGSYPTADADHLRYGGDTTCIAIEGTGGERLIIDAGTGVRRLSASLGRASDPLTVLFTHYHLDHIAGLPLLGALYQRGREVTLAAPLLGGRAVADVLPNLFGPPFWPVGLHHIGAQLRFETLTAAPLVVGRLEVRWCAVEHQGGCVAYRVDEREGGALVFATDIEWAAAGEDRRREFLRFCRTPSPASLLCFDGAYTDAEYAGRRGWGHSTWSEAVAVARAAGVAQLRVIHHAPEHDDAALDAIEHQVRAAVGEGAALAREGEELVVRPL; this is translated from the coding sequence ATGAAAGTCGTGTTTGGCGGTGTGCGAGGGTCGTATCCGACGGCTGACGCCGACCACCTCCGGTACGGTGGGGACACCACCTGCATTGCAATTGAGGGCACAGGCGGCGAGCGGTTGATCATCGACGCCGGCACGGGAGTTCGGCGTCTTAGTGCCTCGCTTGGCCGGGCATCCGACCCCTTGACGGTACTGTTCACCCACTATCATCTCGACCACATTGCCGGCCTGCCGCTGCTTGGCGCGCTGTACCAGCGCGGCCGAGAAGTCACGCTGGCCGCACCGCTTCTTGGCGGCCGAGCGGTCGCCGACGTGCTGCCGAACCTTTTTGGTCCGCCGTTCTGGCCGGTGGGGCTCCATCACATCGGGGCGCAGCTTCGATTCGAGACGCTGACGGCCGCGCCGTTGGTCGTCGGGCGGCTGGAGGTGCGGTGGTGCGCAGTGGAGCATCAGGGCGGCTGTGTGGCCTACCGCGTCGATGAGAGGGAGGGAGGTGCGCTGGTGTTTGCGACGGACATCGAATGGGCGGCGGCCGGCGAAGACCGGCGTCGGGAATTTTTGCGGTTTTGCCGCACTCCATCGCCCGCCTCTCTACTGTGTTTTGACGGTGCCTACACCGACGCAGAGTATGCCGGGCGCCGCGGGTGGGGGCACAGCACCTGGTCTGAGGCGGTCGCGGTGGCGCGCGCAGCCGGCGTGGCGCAACTGCGGGTGATCCATCACGCGCCCGAACACGATGATGCCGCGCTCGATGCGATTGAGCACCAGGTGCGAGCGGCCGTCGGCGAAGGCGCCGCGCTGGCCCGCGAAGGGGAGGAGCTCGTCGTGCGACCGCTGTGA
- a CDS encoding RNA methyltransferase, protein MPIRITSVRNDRVRAAMALRDRRDRERTGRMLVEGYRENLRALDHGVRPLELFFCRELFLGSNEDTILARAAAAGADLLDCSEAVFRRLSYRDRPDGLIAVAPIVRRSLGDLQLGSCPLVLVMEGIEKPGNLGTMLRSADAAGADAAILVDGRTDLFNPNAIRASVGAVFTVPVAEAGGEETIAWLKARHIRIFAATPAATEPYFQCDMSGPSAIVVGSEQYGLTSAWLEAADRRVCIPMRGSCDSLNVSAAATILLHDAVRQRWAEPLDSSPRAGQRTKGDTA, encoded by the coding sequence ATGCCGATTCGTATTACGAGCGTCCGAAATGACCGCGTGCGTGCAGCGATGGCGCTGCGCGACCGTCGGGATCGCGAGCGGACCGGTCGGATGCTGGTGGAGGGCTATCGGGAGAACCTCCGCGCGCTCGATCACGGAGTGCGACCACTCGAGTTGTTTTTCTGTCGTGAGCTCTTTCTGGGTTCGAACGAGGATACCATCCTCGCCCGTGCGGCGGCCGCCGGGGCCGACCTGCTCGACTGTTCCGAGGCGGTCTTTCGGCGGCTCTCCTACCGGGATCGGCCGGACGGCCTGATCGCAGTGGCGCCGATTGTGCGGCGTTCGCTGGGCGATTTGCAGCTTGGCAGCTGCCCGTTGGTCCTGGTGATGGAGGGCATCGAAAAGCCGGGCAACCTGGGCACGATGCTGCGGAGTGCCGATGCGGCGGGCGCCGATGCGGCGATCCTCGTGGACGGCCGGACGGATCTCTTCAATCCCAATGCGATTCGCGCCAGCGTTGGTGCCGTTTTTACGGTGCCCGTTGCGGAGGCGGGTGGCGAGGAAACCATCGCCTGGCTGAAAGCTCGCCACATTCGGATTTTCGCGGCAACCCCCGCGGCGACCGAACCCTATTTCCAGTGCGATATGAGCGGACCCAGCGCGATCGTGGTTGGATCCGAGCAGTACGGGCTGACATCCGCTTGGTTAGAGGCTGCGGACAGGCGGGTATGTATTCCGATGCGTGGCAGTTGTGACTCGCTGAACGTTTCCGCGGCCGCGACGATTCTCCTCCATGATGCGGTGCGGCAACGGTGGGCGGAACCGTTGGACAGCTCTCCGCGGGCGGGGCAGCGGACGAAGGGCGATACCGCGTGA
- a CDS encoding adenylate/guanylate cyclase domain-containing protein, whose protein sequence is MRRRHWIALLIGMAGWALWRMLAAQGALERLEQVTWDWRARWTAAPSPATDAIRIVLLDQASLDWARREMRLPWPWPREVYGPILDFCRRAGARAVALDLVFTEPSVAGVADDEALGAALARNGRVAAALYLGGPGEGETTRWPADGTARMPALTAATVWSNRWGASHAAWPIPEVATNAAMLGSVSDTGDSDGVFRRVRPFRVFDGRLVPMLGLALRMLDLSVGDQLPPLEIAVDQVRIGPHRVPLDREGRVRLRFRGASGTHRAFSAAAVIQSELRLAEGGTPTVDPAEFRDRYVLVGASAPALLDLRPTPLGRVYPGVEIHATALDNLLAGDFVRPLPLLVLDVAAMLWCLVTSLAAGAARRAWQVGLALVAAVAGPFCGALGLAAAGWYAPAAWPSLAGLSVGIGAALYNYATEGRQKAFIQRAFRHYLGPEVIEQLLADPSRLRLGGEKRQLTIFFSDIEKFSTFSERLDPPQLTRLLNEYLTAMGRAILDHGGYVDKYIGDAIVAFWNAPVEQPDHARRAVFAALACQQILDERRAVWAEQFGAELHMRIGLNTGEVVVGNMGSEERFNYTVLGDAANLASRLEGANKFFGSYVMVADTVREAAGPQFVWRRLGRIRVVGRRAPVTVWEPLGTAASKGLPEWLPEYDRALALAEEGRFAEAAAAFEHLGVKDPVSRAHAERCRRFAVQPPADWDGVWTLEAK, encoded by the coding sequence ATGCGTCGTCGTCACTGGATTGCGCTGTTGATTGGTATGGCCGGCTGGGCGCTGTGGCGCATGCTGGCGGCGCAGGGCGCCCTGGAGCGGCTGGAACAGGTGACGTGGGACTGGCGTGCGCGCTGGACCGCCGCCCCTTCCCCCGCGACCGATGCGATTCGAATCGTCCTGCTCGACCAGGCCAGCTTGGACTGGGCGCGGCGGGAAATGCGGCTGCCCTGGCCCTGGCCGCGAGAGGTGTACGGTCCCATTCTGGATTTCTGCCGACGCGCCGGTGCCCGAGCAGTTGCACTGGACCTCGTGTTTACAGAGCCATCCGTCGCCGGCGTTGCCGACGACGAGGCGCTCGGTGCGGCGCTGGCGCGGAACGGTCGCGTCGCGGCAGCGCTCTACCTGGGTGGACCCGGCGAGGGGGAAACGACGCGATGGCCGGCCGACGGCACCGCGCGGATGCCCGCGTTGACGGCCGCGACCGTCTGGTCCAACCGGTGGGGTGCCAGCCACGCTGCATGGCCAATCCCGGAGGTCGCGACCAACGCGGCGATGCTCGGCAGCGTCAGCGATACCGGAGACAGTGACGGGGTGTTCCGGCGGGTACGTCCCTTCCGGGTGTTCGACGGACGGCTGGTGCCGATGTTGGGGCTGGCGCTGCGAATGCTGGATCTGTCTGTGGGCGACCAGCTGCCGCCGCTCGAGATCGCCGTTGATCAGGTCCGAATCGGCCCGCACCGTGTTCCATTGGACCGCGAAGGTCGGGTGCGGCTACGCTTTCGTGGTGCCTCGGGCACTCATCGCGCGTTCAGCGCGGCGGCGGTGATCCAGTCGGAGCTACGGCTGGCCGAGGGCGGGACACCGACGGTGGATCCCGCGGAGTTTCGCGACCGCTACGTGCTGGTCGGCGCGAGCGCGCCGGCGCTGCTGGATCTGCGGCCGACGCCACTCGGCCGCGTGTATCCGGGCGTCGAGATTCACGCGACCGCGCTGGACAATCTTTTGGCCGGCGACTTCGTTCGGCCCTTGCCGCTCTTGGTGCTGGACGTTGCGGCGATGCTCTGGTGTTTGGTGACGTCGCTGGCGGCGGGGGCGGCGCGGCGTGCGTGGCAGGTGGGCCTCGCGCTGGTGGCGGCGGTGGCCGGGCCGTTCTGCGGGGCGCTCGGGCTGGCTGCTGCTGGGTGGTATGCGCCGGCGGCCTGGCCTTCGCTGGCCGGTTTGTCCGTCGGCATCGGCGCGGCGCTGTACAATTATGCGACGGAAGGCCGGCAGAAGGCGTTCATTCAGCGCGCGTTCCGCCACTATCTGGGCCCGGAGGTGATCGAGCAGCTTCTCGCGGATCCTTCGCGGTTGCGTTTGGGGGGGGAAAAGCGCCAGCTGACGATTTTTTTCTCCGACATCGAGAAGTTTTCGACCTTCTCCGAGCGGCTGGACCCGCCCCAGCTCACGCGGCTGTTGAACGAGTATCTCACCGCAATGGGCCGCGCGATCCTCGATCATGGCGGGTATGTGGATAAATACATCGGCGATGCGATCGTTGCGTTCTGGAACGCGCCGGTGGAACAGCCGGACCATGCCCGTCGGGCGGTGTTCGCGGCGCTTGCCTGTCAGCAAATTCTCGACGAGCGGCGGGCGGTCTGGGCGGAGCAGTTCGGCGCCGAGCTGCACATGCGGATCGGCCTGAACACTGGCGAGGTGGTGGTGGGGAACATGGGCTCAGAGGAGCGGTTCAACTACACCGTGCTGGGGGACGCGGCGAATCTCGCCTCGCGGTTGGAAGGCGCCAACAAGTTTTTCGGCAGCTACGTGATGGTGGCCGACACAGTGCGGGAGGCGGCCGGCCCGCAGTTTGTGTGGCGGCGGCTAGGGCGGATCCGCGTTGTCGGCCGGCGGGCGCCGGTAACCGTGTGGGAGCCGTTGGGCACCGCGGCCAGCAAGGGTCTCCCCGAGTGGTTGCCCGAGTATGATCGCGCACTGGCGCTGGCCGAGGAGGGCCGTTTTGCGGAGGCCGCGGCGGCGTTTGAGCATCTCGGCGTGAAAGATCCAGTGTCGAGAGCGCATGCGGAACGCTGTCGGAGGTTCGCGGTGCAACCGCCGGCGGACTGGGACGGCGTATGGACGCTGGAGGCGAAGTAG